The Garra rufa chromosome 18, GarRuf1.0, whole genome shotgun sequence genome window below encodes:
- the rs1b gene encoding retinoschisin 1b codes for MDTKILSVFLLLFTQVFIGINAQGELEMPWPYEDEDEVSVKEVAENQTPTGCNCDCQETKPTGTPATWTSISTTPSTRSPYLDCMPECPYHKPLGFESGSVMTEQVTCSNQEQYVGWFSSWTPNKARLNSQGFGCAWLSKFQDASQWLQIDLQEVRVVSGVLTQGRCDADEWTTKYSLHYRTQDNLNWIYYKDQTGNNRVFYGNTDRSSTVQNLLRPPIVARYLRILPLGWHTRIALRLELLVCMNKCALG; via the exons GAGTTAGAGATGCCGTGGCCTTATGAAGATGAGGATGAGGTGAGTGTGAAGGAAGTGGCGGAGAATCAAACACCGACGGGCTGCAACTGTGACTGTCAGGAGACGAAACCCACTGGAACTCCAGCCACATGGACCTCCATCAGCACCACGCCATCCACACGCAGCCCCTATCTGGACTGCATGCCGG AGTGTCCCTACCACAAACCGCTGGGGTTCGAGTCCGGATCAGTGATGACGGAGCAGGTTACCTGTTCAAACCAGGAGCAGTACGTGGGCTGGTTCTCCTCATGGACCCCAAATAAAGCCCGACTGAACAGTCAGGGGTTTGG CTGTGCTTGGCTGTCCAAGTTCCAGGATGCGAGTCAGTGGCTTCAGATCGACCTCCAGGAGGTGCGGGTGGTCTCAGGCGTCCTGACTCAGGGCCGCTGTGATGCTGACGAATGGACAACGAAATACAGCCTGCATTACCGAACCCAAGACAACCTCAACTGGATTTATTACAAAGACCAGACCGGGAATAACAGG GTGTTTTATGGAAACACGGACCGATCCTCCACGGTCCAGAACCTGCTGCGTCCGCCCATCGTTGCGCGGTACCTGCGGATCCTGCCCCTGGGCTGGCACACACGCATCGCTCTACGCCTGGAGCTGCTCGTGTGCATGAACAAATGTGCCTTGGGTTGA